From a single Couchioplanes caeruleus genomic region:
- a CDS encoding M14 family metallopeptidase: MTPARWATACALSLVTAAAAVLPGVAPAAAAPAEDTLGVYVGTLDARQLERLRGAGIDHDESAVRAAANGKIAVETILGRQQADRLVAAGVPLTLKRSTARMRAEATAAPTVFRPYEGKGGLREELAATAAQNPRLAKLVTIGRTLKGVPIQAVKVTRDARVVPDGRRPAVLYAGAQHAREWITPEMNRRLLHHMIDGYGTDATITRILNTTELWFVPVANPDGYDFTFTEGHRLWRKNLRDNNGDGQITAGDGVDINRNFAEKWGYDNEGSSPDPASETFRGSGPNSEPETQALDALFKRIGFEFLVNYHSAAELLLYGVGWQVSTPSPDDQIAVALAGDDAHPAVPGYDPDLSAELYTTNGDTDFHAQVRTGTIGFTPEMSTCETVSALDPDDQWDPADCESGFNFPDDEKLIQDEFVKNLPFALSVAQSAKDPANPVSSVGRSTPDLAVDAFSTSYGRRQQVAVTAKRSLGAVTLHYSVNGGRARLARTAQWRGGERYGDGLDKYFAERRGVVPWARPGDKVKVWFTARKGRATVTSANFAYTVAKKIGGDVLVIAAEDVTGVSPAATDGATSARYADEHVASLRKAGYSADVYDLDTNGRQAPHPLGVLSHYKAVVWETGDDIIPRASGQPAGTVARSALETELAVRDYLNEGGKLLLGGKYAGFAQGANGAYRYLPDGPGECTDPENPACLQLFNDFQQYWLGAYSYVDGGGAGADGKPYPLVGTAGKFEGYTGTVAESHTAAFLATSSFLPPKQFPQFADAVAPLDWKLPGAAPYDPYDGAWYLWSGQADSSYKRLTKTIDLSGAQTARLKFHTSFDIEPNWDFMFVEAHPAGTDEWTTLPDANGLTTTNTGDSCQSQIAGLHPFVAHYQSPDCTPTGTTGTWNAATGASGGWKEFDADLSAYAGKQVEVSITYMSDWSTQGLGVFLDDVRVETGGTVAQSTSFESDLGGWTVAGPPPGSGINSNTWTRSQLAFDSGAATTTKDTVYLGFGLEALPQADRDALVKRALKHLFGR; this comes from the coding sequence ATGACACCAGCCCGCTGGGCGACCGCCTGCGCGCTCTCCCTCGTGACCGCGGCCGCCGCGGTCCTTCCGGGGGTCGCGCCGGCCGCCGCGGCGCCCGCCGAGGACACCCTCGGCGTGTACGTCGGCACCCTCGACGCCAGGCAGCTCGAACGGCTGCGCGGCGCCGGCATCGACCACGACGAGAGCGCGGTGCGAGCAGCCGCGAACGGCAAGATAGCCGTCGAGACGATCCTCGGGCGGCAACAGGCCGACCGGCTCGTCGCCGCCGGCGTGCCCCTGACCCTCAAGCGCAGCACCGCCCGGATGCGCGCCGAGGCCACCGCCGCGCCCACGGTCTTCCGGCCGTACGAGGGCAAGGGCGGCCTGCGCGAGGAGCTGGCCGCCACGGCCGCGCAGAACCCGCGCCTGGCCAAGCTCGTGACGATCGGCCGTACGCTCAAGGGCGTACCCATCCAGGCCGTGAAGGTGACCCGCGACGCGCGGGTCGTGCCCGACGGGCGACGCCCGGCGGTCCTCTACGCCGGCGCCCAGCACGCCCGGGAGTGGATCACGCCGGAGATGAACCGGCGGCTGCTGCACCACATGATCGACGGGTACGGCACGGACGCCACCATCACCCGGATCCTCAACACGACCGAGCTGTGGTTCGTGCCGGTCGCCAACCCCGACGGGTACGACTTCACGTTCACCGAGGGCCACCGCCTCTGGCGCAAGAACCTGCGCGACAACAACGGCGACGGGCAGATCACCGCGGGCGACGGCGTCGACATCAACCGCAACTTCGCCGAGAAGTGGGGTTACGACAACGAGGGTTCGTCGCCCGACCCGGCCAGCGAGACGTTCCGCGGTTCCGGGCCGAACTCCGAGCCGGAGACCCAGGCCCTCGACGCGCTGTTCAAGCGGATCGGCTTCGAGTTCCTCGTCAACTACCACTCGGCCGCGGAGCTGCTGCTCTACGGCGTCGGGTGGCAGGTGAGCACGCCCAGCCCGGACGACCAGATCGCCGTCGCCCTGGCCGGCGACGACGCCCACCCGGCGGTGCCCGGCTACGACCCGGACCTGTCCGCGGAGCTGTACACCACCAACGGCGACACCGACTTCCACGCCCAGGTGCGCACCGGGACGATCGGCTTCACCCCGGAGATGAGCACCTGCGAGACGGTCTCCGCGCTGGACCCGGACGATCAGTGGGACCCGGCCGACTGCGAGAGCGGCTTCAACTTCCCGGACGACGAGAAGCTGATCCAGGACGAGTTCGTCAAGAACCTGCCGTTCGCCCTCTCCGTCGCGCAGTCCGCCAAGGACCCCGCCAACCCCGTGTCGTCGGTCGGCCGCAGCACGCCCGACCTGGCGGTGGACGCCTTCAGCACCTCGTACGGGCGGCGCCAGCAGGTCGCCGTGACGGCCAAGCGCAGCCTGGGCGCCGTCACCCTGCACTACTCGGTCAACGGCGGCCGCGCCCGGCTCGCCCGCACCGCGCAGTGGCGCGGCGGCGAGCGCTACGGCGACGGCCTCGACAAGTACTTCGCCGAACGGCGTGGCGTGGTCCCGTGGGCGCGCCCCGGCGACAAGGTCAAGGTGTGGTTCACCGCCCGCAAGGGCCGCGCCACGGTCACCTCGGCGAACTTCGCGTACACGGTCGCGAAGAAGATCGGCGGTGACGTGCTGGTGATCGCCGCCGAGGACGTCACGGGCGTCTCGCCGGCGGCCACCGACGGCGCGACCAGCGCCCGCTACGCCGACGAGCACGTGGCGTCGCTGCGCAAGGCCGGGTACTCGGCGGACGTCTACGACCTCGACACCAACGGCCGGCAGGCGCCGCACCCGCTCGGGGTGCTGTCGCACTACAAGGCCGTGGTGTGGGAGACCGGCGACGACATCATCCCGCGCGCCTCCGGCCAGCCGGCCGGAACGGTGGCCCGCTCGGCGCTGGAGACCGAGCTCGCCGTGCGCGACTACCTCAACGAGGGCGGCAAGCTGCTGCTCGGCGGCAAGTACGCCGGCTTCGCCCAGGGCGCGAACGGCGCGTACCGCTACCTGCCCGACGGCCCGGGGGAGTGCACCGACCCGGAGAACCCCGCCTGCCTGCAGCTGTTCAACGACTTCCAGCAGTACTGGCTGGGTGCGTACTCGTACGTGGACGGCGGCGGCGCCGGCGCGGACGGCAAGCCGTACCCGCTGGTCGGGACGGCCGGGAAGTTCGAGGGCTACACCGGCACGGTCGCCGAGAGCCACACCGCGGCGTTCCTGGCCACGTCGAGCTTCCTGCCGCCGAAGCAGTTCCCGCAGTTCGCGGACGCGGTGGCTCCGCTCGACTGGAAGCTGCCCGGCGCGGCGCCGTACGACCCGTACGACGGCGCCTGGTACCTGTGGAGCGGTCAGGCCGACAGCTCGTACAAGCGGCTCACCAAGACGATCGACCTGTCCGGCGCGCAGACCGCCCGGCTGAAGTTCCACACCTCGTTCGACATCGAGCCGAACTGGGACTTCATGTTCGTCGAGGCGCACCCGGCCGGCACCGACGAGTGGACGACGCTGCCCGACGCCAACGGGCTGACCACCACGAACACCGGCGACAGCTGCCAGTCGCAGATCGCCGGCCTGCACCCGTTCGTGGCGCACTACCAGAGCCCGGACTGCACGCCGACCGGCACCACGGGCACCTGGAACGCGGCGACCGGCGCCAGCGGCGGCTGGAAGGAGTTCGACGCCGACCTGTCCGCGTACGCGGGCAAGCAGGTCGAGGTCTCGATCACGTACATGTCCGACTGGAGCACCCAGGGCCTGGGCGTCTTCCTCGACGACGTCCGCGTGGAGACCGGCGGCACGGTCGCCCAGTCGACCTCGTTCGAGAGCGACCTCGGCGGCTGGACGGTTGCCGGCCCGCCGCCCGGCTCCGGCATCAACAGCAACACCTGGACGCGCAGCCAGCTGGCGTTCGACTCGGGCGCGGCGACCACCACGAAGGACACCGTCTACCTGGGCTTCGGCCTCGAGGCGCTCCCGCAGGCCGACCGTGACGCGCTGGTCAAGCGCGCCCTGAAGCACCTCTTTGGGAGGTAA
- a CDS encoding alpha/beta hydrolase, with protein sequence MRAPSRPYPAAFLAVFLAVATAVTTAAAPAHAARDRLSAWTPCAEDRTAQCATMTAPADRSDPYSPSVRIAVARRPATDPAHRIGTLLVNPGGPGGSGVDFALDSPWFFSPQLRRRFDVVGFDPRGVARSSPVRCSASLLAAGPSVPISTSRGYGATVAYNRRLAADCARLSGPVFGHADTLSVARDMDALRAALGERTISFYGVSYGTLLGTQYAELYPDRVRALALDSVMDHSGDTGAFLTAETAAAQDAFDQFAAWCARSTECALHGRDVRTLWSRLLDRARRGLLPDPFDPSRRLTEYDLLGVAFGSFYDPQWHSLAIYLLEASSGARSRRAPTGIEHSFPAVFCDDWTLPLGGWPDLRDRLAALAARNPQMPVSPLALASVTGCLGWPLGTDNPQRVPAPLRTGPVLLINSRHDPATPYAWARTVAAQLGPRASLVTYEGWGHTVYGRSGCVTAAVDRYLLTVRPPAAGLSCPGVEPQEGGVGKRPAASVGGPALAWAGTPG encoded by the coding sequence GTGCGAGCACCATCCCGGCCGTACCCGGCCGCGTTCCTGGCCGTGTTCCTGGCCGTCGCGACGGCCGTGACCACGGCGGCGGCCCCCGCCCACGCCGCCCGGGACCGCCTGTCGGCGTGGACACCGTGCGCCGAGGACCGCACCGCCCAGTGCGCGACCATGACGGCGCCGGCGGACCGGTCCGACCCGTACAGCCCGTCGGTGCGCATCGCCGTGGCCCGCCGCCCCGCGACCGACCCGGCGCACCGCATCGGCACGCTCCTGGTCAACCCCGGCGGCCCGGGTGGCTCGGGCGTCGACTTCGCCCTGGACAGCCCCTGGTTCTTCAGCCCGCAGCTGCGCCGCCGCTTCGACGTCGTCGGCTTCGACCCCCGCGGGGTCGCCCGCAGCAGCCCGGTGCGGTGCTCGGCGTCGCTGCTCGCCGCCGGGCCGTCCGTGCCGATCTCCACTTCCCGCGGGTACGGCGCAACCGTCGCATACAACCGCAGGCTCGCGGCTGACTGTGCACGGCTCAGCGGCCCCGTCTTCGGCCACGCCGACACGCTGAGCGTGGCTCGCGACATGGACGCGCTCCGCGCCGCGCTGGGTGAGCGCACGATCAGCTTCTACGGCGTCTCGTACGGCACCCTGCTCGGCACCCAGTACGCGGAGCTCTACCCGGACCGCGTCCGAGCCCTGGCGCTCGACAGCGTGATGGACCACAGCGGCGACACGGGCGCCTTCCTGACCGCCGAGACGGCCGCGGCCCAGGACGCCTTCGACCAGTTCGCCGCCTGGTGTGCCCGCAGCACCGAGTGCGCGCTGCACGGCCGCGACGTCCGCACGCTCTGGTCCCGCCTGCTGGACCGCGCCCGCCGCGGCCTGCTGCCCGACCCGTTCGACCCGTCCCGCCGGCTCACCGAGTACGACCTGCTCGGCGTGGCCTTCGGCTCCTTCTACGACCCGCAGTGGCACTCGCTCGCGATCTACCTGCTGGAGGCGTCGTCGGGCGCCCGCTCGCGCCGCGCGCCCACCGGCATCGAGCACAGCTTCCCGGCGGTCTTCTGCGACGACTGGACGCTGCCGCTCGGCGGCTGGCCGGACCTGCGCGACCGCCTCGCCGCCCTGGCCGCCCGCAACCCGCAGATGCCGGTGTCCCCGCTCGCGCTGGCGTCGGTGACGGGTTGCCTCGGCTGGCCGCTGGGGACGGACAACCCGCAGCGGGTGCCGGCGCCGCTGCGCACCGGTCCGGTCCTGCTCATCAACTCCCGCCACGACCCGGCCACCCCGTACGCCTGGGCCCGCACCGTCGCCGCCCAGCTCGGCCCGCGCGCGTCGCTGGTCACGTACGAGGGCTGGGGCCACACCGTGTACGGCCGCAGCGGCTGCGTGACCGCGGCGGTCGACCGGTACCTGCTGACCGTGCGGCCGCCGGCGGCGGGGCTGTCCTGCCCGGGCGTGGAACCGCAGGAGGGCGGGGTGGGCAAGCGCCCGGCCGCTTCCGTGGGCGGTCCCGCGCTTGCGTGGGCCGGAACTCCGGGCTGA
- a CDS encoding ABC transporter transmembrane domain-containing protein, translating to MSRRAPKASIDPDTRKTWLRRALPLVKAHRALLITSLVLSFAGLVVQVQIPNLVRIGIDRAVVERTAQLSTYVWWIVAFALLQGVINYLARLYLLRTAYELEYDLRNIVYAHLARMPFGFFDRVQSGELMSRSGSDIRAVQMYLSFGPSIIVQCLIAVVAFGLMLSINVPLAIVAMATMPVIGFLGVGMRKAIFPVSWLIQARLARLATVVDENIQGVRIVKAFAAEGRQLRTLAESADEVRWAYLQDARIRSRWNPVLDNLPRLGLALVLLVGGLMVIRGGTTVGTIVAFNSYVLMLQPPFRMLGMMIMLGQRASASARRIYEILDTPSEIVDAPDPVDVRLRGDVRFEDVRFAYPNGTLALDGLNLHVTPGETVAVVGATGSGKSTLGRLLARFYDVTSCQVTIDGHDVRTLRLAGLRDQVGIVPDEPFLFSLSLHDNIAYGRPEATRAEVEDVARAAGADDFIRRLPDGYDTVVGERGYTLSGGQRQRVAIARALLVNPPILVLDDATSAIDVTVEQRIHGSLRDRMKGRTTLIVAHRLSTIGLADRVILMEAGRVTADGTHESLLATEPRYSRVLATLTTDDTDDDAPIGPATAAVRAGPARPAGPARPAGPARPAGPARPAGPAGSAGSARPAGPVGSAGSAGSGGPTAPGDVGGPAAPAGPGGTVAANWPAAARSVAIANGAASDGSAAANGAVASDGAAAANGAASDDTATANGPAAADGRAAADGPAAADGTAATNGTAAADGPAAVNSPNGPSAANGSVAPNGSAAPNGSAAPNGSAAAKGAASPDGSAVDDGAAASDGVAVQGGAVVSDGVAVQGGAAASDGVAAQGGAPVSDGAGAEGGPGSASSADVDDAEVAA from the coding sequence TTGAGCCGCCGCGCGCCCAAGGCGTCCATCGACCCCGACACCCGCAAGACCTGGCTCCGGCGGGCCCTGCCGCTCGTCAAAGCCCACCGCGCCCTGCTCATCACCTCGCTGGTGCTGTCCTTCGCCGGCCTCGTCGTCCAGGTGCAGATCCCCAACCTGGTCCGCATCGGCATCGACCGGGCCGTCGTGGAGCGCACCGCCCAGCTCTCCACGTACGTGTGGTGGATCGTCGCCTTCGCCCTCCTGCAGGGCGTCATCAACTATCTGGCCCGGCTCTACCTGCTGCGCACCGCCTACGAGCTCGAGTACGACCTGCGCAACATCGTGTACGCCCACCTCGCCCGGATGCCGTTCGGCTTCTTCGACCGGGTGCAGTCCGGCGAGCTGATGTCGCGTTCCGGCTCCGACATCCGGGCGGTGCAGATGTACCTGTCGTTCGGCCCGTCGATCATCGTGCAGTGCCTGATCGCGGTCGTCGCGTTCGGCCTGATGCTCTCCATCAACGTCCCGCTGGCGATCGTCGCGATGGCCACCATGCCGGTCATCGGCTTCCTCGGCGTCGGCATGCGCAAGGCGATCTTCCCGGTGTCGTGGCTGATCCAGGCCCGGCTGGCCCGGCTCGCCACGGTGGTCGACGAGAACATCCAGGGCGTACGCATCGTGAAGGCGTTCGCGGCGGAGGGGCGTCAGCTGCGCACCCTCGCCGAGTCCGCCGACGAGGTGCGGTGGGCGTACCTGCAGGACGCCCGCATCCGCAGCCGATGGAACCCGGTCCTCGACAACCTGCCCCGCCTCGGCCTGGCGCTGGTCCTGCTGGTCGGCGGCCTCATGGTGATCCGCGGCGGGACGACGGTCGGCACGATCGTGGCGTTCAACTCGTACGTGCTCATGCTCCAGCCACCGTTCCGCATGCTCGGCATGATGATCATGCTGGGCCAGCGCGCGTCGGCATCGGCCCGGCGCATCTACGAGATCCTCGACACCCCCAGCGAGATCGTCGACGCTCCCGACCCCGTCGACGTGCGGCTGCGGGGAGACGTGCGTTTCGAGGACGTACGGTTCGCGTACCCGAACGGCACGCTCGCCCTCGACGGCCTGAACCTGCACGTCACCCCCGGCGAAACGGTCGCGGTCGTGGGCGCCACGGGCAGCGGCAAGTCCACCCTGGGCCGCCTCCTCGCCCGCTTCTACGACGTGACGTCGTGCCAGGTCACGATCGACGGCCACGACGTCCGTACGCTGCGCCTGGCAGGCCTGCGCGACCAGGTCGGCATCGTGCCGGACGAGCCGTTCCTGTTCTCGCTGTCCCTGCACGACAACATCGCGTACGGCCGCCCCGAAGCCACCCGCGCCGAGGTCGAGGACGTGGCCCGCGCGGCCGGCGCCGACGACTTCATCCGCCGGCTCCCGGACGGCTACGACACGGTCGTCGGCGAGCGCGGCTACACACTCTCGGGCGGCCAGCGCCAACGCGTCGCCATCGCCCGCGCGCTGCTGGTCAATCCCCCGATCCTGGTCCTCGACGACGCAACCAGCGCCATCGACGTCACGGTCGAACAACGCATCCACGGCTCGCTGCGCGACCGCATGAAGGGCCGCACCACCCTGATCGTCGCCCACCGCCTGTCCACGATCGGCCTCGCCGACCGCGTGATCCTCATGGAAGCGGGCCGCGTGACGGCGGACGGCACCCACGAATCCCTGCTGGCGACGGAACCCCGATACAGCCGCGTGCTCGCCACCCTCACCACCGACGACACCGACGACGACGCCCCGATCGGCCCGGCCACCGCGGCGGTCCGAGCTGGTCCGGCACGTCCGGCTGGTCCGGCACGTCCGGCTGGTCCGGCACGTCCGGCTGGTCCGGCACGTCCGGCTGGTCCGGCTGGTTCGGCTGGTTCGGCACGTCCTGCTGGTCCGGTTGGTTCGGCTGGTTCGGCTGGTTCGGGTGGTCCGACGGCCCCGGGCGATGTCGGCGGTCCGGCGGCCCCGGCCGGTCCGGGTGGCACGGTGGCCGCGAATTGGCCGGCCGCCGCCCGCAGCGTGGCCATTGCGAACGGCGCGGCCTCGGACGGCTCGGCGGCTGCGAACGGCGCGGTGGCGTCCGACGGTGCAGCGGCTGCGAACGGTGCGGCCTCGGACGACACGGCGACTGCAAACGGCCCGGCGGCTGCGGACGGCCGAGCGGCTGCGGACGGCCCGGCGGCTGCGGATGGCACGGCGGCTACCAACGGCACGGCGGCTGCGGACGGCCCGGCAGCTGTGAACAGCCCGAACGGCCCGTCAGCTGCCAACGGCTCGGTGGCGCCCAACGGCTCGGCGGCGCCCAACGGCTCGGCGGCGCCCAACGGCTCGGCGGCTGCCAAGGGCGCGGCGAGCCCGGACGGCTCGGCCGTTGACGATGGCGCGGCGGCCTCGGATGGTGTGGCGGTCCAGGGTGGCGCGGTGGTCTCGGATGGTGTGGCGGTCCAGGGTGGCGCGGCGGCCTCGGATGGTGTGGCGGCCCAGGGCGGCGCGCCGGTCTCGGATGGTGCGGGGGCTGAGGGCGGCCCGGGCTCCGCGAGCTCGGCGGACGTGGATGATGCGGAGGTCGCGGCGTGA
- a CDS encoding ABC transporter ATP-binding protein translates to MSLFGGGFGGFNAGGRPSVGAAGRKGNGLPFAGIPADLAEGVAKLEAREPDHGDPRVSFDPVADGGGRVTLGRLVAGRTGLLVAAVLAVLVEALLLQAGPYLVQVGIDHGMVGRDVRVLVGATVAFVAAVLLTGVATAVRMRQSGLLAASATRDLRIRIFAHLQRMSLDYYTSEKAGVTMTRMTSDVEALQSLLADGFAQFGIQALTMVLVTGVLLHYNVELTLITLLLIVPPLTVASLWFRRAADRGYNRQRDTIAAMFADLSESLNGARVITAHNRQDRNIVAHRDVVGAYRDANDFTGRINAVYGPGTSAIGLLGMAALLLIGGRMVLRGSLTIGELTAFVLYLNSFFQPVQQLVQLYTQYQQGRAAVGKINGLLGTAPSVRPKPGAVELPPVRGEIVLDDVTFGYLPDRPVLEHVRLTVRPGETIACVGPTGAGKSTLAKLVTRLYDPTGGRILIDGHDLRDVTLESLRRQIGVVPQEPFLFAGTLRDNIAFARPDASDAEVWAAVDEVGLRDLVERSPEGLQTPLHERGQSVSSGERQLLALARAFLAEPRVVVLDEATSSLDLRSELRVEAALDRLLQGRTAILVAHRLSTAMRADRIIVVDDHGIVESGSHDELVAAGGRYAQMYATWAAHGATDHAA, encoded by the coding sequence GTGAGCCTGTTCGGTGGCGGCTTCGGGGGGTTCAATGCCGGCGGGCGGCCCTCCGTCGGTGCGGCCGGGCGTAAGGGCAACGGCCTGCCGTTCGCGGGCATCCCGGCCGACCTGGCCGAGGGTGTCGCGAAGCTGGAGGCGCGCGAACCCGATCACGGCGATCCCCGCGTGTCCTTCGACCCGGTGGCCGACGGCGGCGGGCGGGTCACGCTCGGGCGGCTCGTCGCCGGGCGGACCGGGCTGCTGGTCGCCGCCGTGCTGGCCGTGCTCGTGGAGGCGCTGCTGCTGCAGGCCGGCCCGTACCTCGTGCAGGTGGGCATCGACCACGGGATGGTCGGCCGGGACGTGCGGGTGCTGGTCGGGGCGACCGTCGCCTTCGTGGCCGCCGTGCTGCTCACCGGGGTGGCCACCGCCGTACGCATGCGCCAGAGCGGTCTGCTCGCCGCCTCCGCCACCCGCGACCTGCGGATCCGGATCTTCGCTCACCTGCAACGGATGTCGCTGGACTACTACACCAGCGAGAAGGCCGGGGTCACCATGACCCGGATGACCTCCGACGTGGAGGCGCTGCAGAGCCTGCTCGCGGACGGCTTCGCCCAGTTCGGCATCCAGGCGCTGACGATGGTGCTGGTCACCGGCGTGCTCCTCCACTACAACGTGGAGCTGACGCTGATCACGCTGCTGCTCATCGTGCCGCCGCTGACGGTGGCGTCGCTGTGGTTCCGGCGGGCGGCCGACCGTGGTTACAACCGGCAGCGGGACACGATCGCCGCCATGTTCGCCGACCTGTCGGAGAGCCTCAACGGGGCGCGCGTGATCACCGCCCACAACCGGCAGGACCGCAACATCGTCGCGCACCGGGACGTCGTGGGCGCCTATCGCGACGCGAACGACTTCACCGGGCGGATCAACGCCGTCTACGGCCCCGGGACGTCGGCGATCGGCCTGCTCGGCATGGCGGCGCTGCTGCTGATCGGCGGTCGCATGGTGCTGCGCGGTTCGCTGACCATCGGCGAGCTCACCGCCTTCGTGCTCTATCTGAACTCGTTCTTCCAGCCCGTGCAGCAGCTGGTCCAGCTCTACACCCAGTACCAGCAGGGCCGGGCCGCGGTGGGGAAGATCAACGGGCTGCTCGGCACGGCGCCGTCCGTACGCCCCAAGCCCGGCGCGGTCGAGCTCCCACCGGTCCGCGGCGAGATCGTCCTCGACGACGTGACCTTCGGCTACCTGCCCGACCGGCCCGTCCTGGAGCACGTGCGCCTCACGGTCCGGCCCGGTGAGACCATCGCCTGCGTCGGGCCCACCGGCGCCGGCAAGTCGACGCTGGCCAAGCTCGTCACGCGGCTCTACGACCCGACCGGCGGCCGGATCCTCATCGACGGCCACGACCTGCGGGACGTCACGCTGGAATCGCTGCGCCGGCAGATCGGCGTGGTGCCGCAGGAGCCGTTCCTCTTCGCCGGGACGCTGCGCGACAACATCGCCTTCGCCCGGCCGGATGCGTCCGACGCCGAAGTGTGGGCGGCCGTGGACGAGGTGGGACTGCGTGACCTGGTGGAGCGCTCGCCGGAGGGCCTGCAGACCCCGCTGCACGAGCGCGGCCAGTCGGTGTCGTCGGGGGAGCGGCAGCTGCTCGCGCTGGCCCGCGCCTTCCTGGCCGAGCCGCGGGTGGTGGTGCTGGACGAGGCGACGTCGAGCCTCGACCTGCGCAGCGAGCTGCGGGTGGAGGCGGCCCTGGACCGGCTGCTGCAGGGACGCACGGCGATCCTGGTCGCGCACCGGCTCTCCACCGCGATGCGCGCCGACCGGATCATCGTGGTGGACGATCACGGCATCGTGGAGTCGGGAAGTCACGATGAGCTGGTCGCCGCCGGCGGCCGCTACGCACAGATGTACGCGACCTGGGCGGCACACGGCGCGACCGACCACGCAGCGTGA
- the ggt gene encoding gamma-glutamyltransferase has protein sequence MRFSLALATTVTLAMTTVTLAPTSANAHATPNGPTAVGFGGAVSTVDTTATAVGLDVLRRGGNAVDAAVAAAATLGVTEPFSAGIGGGGFFVYYDAKRHAVSTIDGRESGPATMTETTFIDPADGQPYDFQEARVSGLSVGTPGTLATWEAASRKWGTRPLGALLLPAAKVADRGFPVDATFHQQVADNAAQFAQFGSTSEIYLPGGAPPAVGSTLRNPDLADTYRLIARRGTGVFYRGPIGADVVRTVQHPPVDPTPALPWAYPIRPGDLRMSDLAHYQVRYPAPTRSGYRGLSVYGMSTPSSGGTAVSEALNILEKTDLSKVSMTQALHRYLESSALSFADRNRYVGAYTPQPVLDKLVSDGWASQRACQINPDHALTKPVPPGDINASGCTPAPVGGPVEQGQSTTNLTVADRWGNVVEYTLTIEQTGGNAMVVPGRGFLLNNELTDFNFTGTQGSAPDPNLPGPGKRPRSSMSPTIVLKDGKPFLAAGSPGGATIITTVLQILVNRIDLGMTLPEAMAAPRASQRNTPGIQAEPAFHQRYGPGLEALGHTFGPDVAELGAATAIEFTRHGGLIATAEPVRRGGGSAGVLWPRR, from the coding sequence ATGCGGTTCTCTCTCGCGCTCGCCACCACGGTCACCCTCGCTATGACAACCGTCACCCTGGCCCCGACCAGCGCGAACGCTCACGCGACACCCAACGGTCCCACCGCGGTGGGCTTCGGCGGCGCCGTCTCGACCGTCGATACCACCGCCACCGCCGTCGGCCTGGACGTGCTCCGCCGCGGCGGCAACGCCGTCGACGCCGCGGTCGCCGCGGCGGCCACCCTCGGCGTCACCGAGCCCTTCTCCGCGGGCATCGGCGGCGGCGGCTTCTTCGTCTACTACGACGCCAAGCGGCACGCGGTCAGCACGATCGACGGGCGCGAGTCCGGCCCGGCCACGATGACCGAGACGACGTTCATCGACCCCGCCGACGGCCAGCCGTACGACTTCCAGGAGGCCCGGGTCAGCGGCCTCTCGGTCGGCACGCCCGGCACGCTGGCGACCTGGGAGGCGGCGTCCCGCAAGTGGGGCACCCGGCCGCTCGGCGCTCTGCTGCTGCCGGCCGCGAAGGTGGCCGACCGCGGCTTCCCCGTCGACGCCACGTTCCACCAGCAGGTCGCCGACAACGCCGCGCAGTTCGCCCAGTTCGGGTCCACCTCGGAGATCTACCTGCCCGGTGGCGCCCCGCCCGCGGTCGGCTCGACCCTGCGCAACCCCGACCTCGCCGACACCTACCGGCTGATCGCCCGCCGCGGCACCGGCGTGTTCTACCGCGGACCGATCGGCGCCGACGTCGTCCGTACGGTGCAGCACCCGCCCGTCGACCCGACTCCCGCCCTGCCGTGGGCGTACCCGATCCGTCCCGGTGATCTGCGCATGTCGGACCTGGCGCACTACCAGGTCCGCTACCCGGCGCCGACCAGGTCCGGCTACCGCGGGCTGAGCGTGTACGGCATGTCCACGCCGTCCAGCGGCGGCACGGCGGTGAGCGAGGCGCTGAACATCCTCGAGAAGACCGACCTGTCCAAGGTCTCGATGACCCAGGCGCTGCACCGGTACCTGGAGTCGAGCGCGCTGTCGTTCGCCGACCGCAACCGTTATGTCGGGGCGTACACGCCGCAGCCCGTGCTCGACAAGCTGGTCAGCGACGGCTGGGCGAGCCAGCGCGCCTGCCAGATCAACCCGGACCACGCGCTGACCAAGCCGGTCCCGCCGGGCGACATCAACGCCTCGGGCTGCACGCCCGCGCCGGTCGGCGGCCCGGTGGAACAGGGCCAGAGCACGACCAACCTGACCGTGGCCGACCGGTGGGGCAACGTCGTCGAGTACACGCTGACGATCGAGCAGACCGGCGGCAACGCCATGGTCGTCCCCGGCCGCGGCTTCCTGCTCAACAACGAACTGACGGACTTCAATTTCACGGGTACGCAGGGAAGCGCGCCGGACCCGAACCTGCCCGGCCCCGGCAAGCGCCCGCGCAGCTCGATGTCGCCGACCATCGTCCTCAAGGACGGCAAGCCGTTCCTGGCCGCCGGGTCGCCCGGCGGCGCGACCATCATCACGACGGTGCTGCAGATCCTGGTGAACCGCATCGACCTCGGGATGACCCTGCCGGAGGCGATGGCGGCGCCGCGTGCCTCGCAGCGCAACACGCCCGGAATCCAGGCCGAACCGGCATTCCACCAGCGGTACGGGCCCGGCCTGGAAGCGCTGGGCCACACGTTCGGCCCGGACGTGGCGGAGCTCGGCGCGGCCACCGCGATCGAGTTCACCCGCCACGGCGGACTGATCGCCACGGCGGAACCGGTCCGCCGCGGCGGCGGCTCAGCCGGCGTGCTCTGGCCGCGACGATAG